In the genome of Vicia villosa cultivar HV-30 ecotype Madison, WI linkage group LG7, Vvil1.0, whole genome shotgun sequence, one region contains:
- the LOC131615646 gene encoding heterogeneous nuclear ribonucleoprotein 1 has protein sequence MQSDSGKLFIGGISWDTNEERLREYFSTYGEVKEAVIMKDRTTGRARGFGFVVFIDPAVADIVIQEKHNIDGRMVEAKKAVPRDDQNVLSRTSGSIQGSPGQGRTRKIFVGGLASTVTESDFKKYFDQFGTITDVVVMYDHNTQRPRGFGFITYDSEEAVDQVLLKTFHELNGKMVEVKRAVPKELSPGPTRSPLSGYNYGLSRVNSFLNGFSQGYSPSAVGGYGLQMDGRFSPVASARNAFAPFGSGYGMGMNFEPGLSPGFRGNANFNGNLSYGRGLNPYFIGNSNRFGNPVGYESGNGGNNSFFSSVTRNLWGNGSLNYGTNSANSNAYIGSGSGNVGGNAFGNTGVNWGSSPISGHGGGNNVSPGSGNLGYGGGNNGYGLGTEGYGRSSGSSLAPTSSYSTSNGGVDGSFGDFYSNSSVYGDSTWRSANSERDGPGPFGYGLGGAASDVSVKTSPGYVGGYTVNKRQPNRGITT, from the exons ATGCAATCAGATAGTGGCAAGTTATTTATCGGTGGAATATCGTGGGACACCAACGAAGAGCGACTCAGGGAGTATTTTAGTACTTATGGGGAGGTTAAGGAAGCTGTGATCATGAAGGATCGGACAACTGGGAGAGCACGTGGATTTGGTTTTGTTGTTTTCATTGATCCGGCTGTTGCAGATATTGTTATTCAGGAGAAGCACAACATCGATGGAAGGATG GTTGAGGCGAAGAAAGCTGTTCCTAGAGATGATCAAAACGTACTGAGTAGAACCAGTGGCAGCATCCAAGGTTCTCCCGGTCAAGGTCGCACGAGAAAGATATTTGTTGGAGGCTTAGCTTCTACAGTGACAGAGAGTGACTTCAAGAAGTACTTTGATCAGTTTGGGACTATAACAGATGTTGTAGTAATGTACGATCACAACACTCAGAGGCCAAGAGGATTTGGGTTTATCACATACGATTCTGAAGAAGCTGTTGACCAGGTCCTACTTAAGACATTTCATGAATTGAACGGTAAAATGGTTGAGGTCAAGCGAGCAGTTCCTAAGGAGTTATCGCCTGGACCTACCCGCTCACCTCTCAGCGGATACAACTATGGTCTGAGTAGGGTTAATAGTTTCTTGAATGGCTTCAGTCAGGGGTATAGTCCGAGTGCTGTCGGAGGCTATGGACTTCAGATGGACGGTAGGTTCAGTCCGGTTGCTAGTGCTAGGAATGCATTTGCACCATTTGGCTCTGGTTATGGAATGGGTATGAATTTTGAGCCTGGTTTGAGTCCTGGATTTCGAGGGAATGCAAATTTCAATGGCAATCTTAGCTATGGGCGGGGCTTGAATCCGTACTTTATCGGAAACTCCAATAGGTTTGGCAATCCTGTTGGATATGAAAGTGGTAACGGAGGAAATAATTCTTTCTTCAGTTCCGTGACTCGGAATTTGTGGGGAAATGGAAGCCTTAACTACGGGACAAATTCTGCGAATTCCAATGCATACATTGGATCGGGAAGTGGAAATGTTGGAGGAAATGCATTTGGCAATACTGGAGTCAACTGGGGTTCTTCGCCGATATCTGGACACGGGGGAGGGAACAATGTGTCACCGGGTAGTGGCAACCTCGGATACGGAGGTGGCAACAACGGTTACGGATTGGGGACTGAAGGGTATGGAAGAAGCAGCGGTTCCTCTCTTGCACCAACATCTTCATACTCTACATCAAATGGTGGTGTTGATGGTTCTTTTGGTGATTTTTACAGCAATAGTTCGGTCTACGGGGACTCCACATGGCGATCTGCAAATTCTGAGCGAGATGGACCTGGCCCCTTCGGTTATGGACTCGGTGGTGCAGCTTCAGATGTTTCTGTCAAGACTTCTCCTGGTTATGTTGGTGGTTATACTGTTAATAAAAGGCAGCCAAATAGGG GAATTACTACATAG
- the LOC131619617 gene encoding uncharacterized protein LOC131619617, whose product MRRFLVPRTSIERVNVKQPEAEVEETPPNVANDFNLNEIVCDPGCRKQIHEYAPDIQDQVRRTYILKGPTQPDLARFPRTQFGKSSRAFCKAWYKNYTWIEYSE is encoded by the coding sequence ATGAGGAGGTTTTTGGTTCCTAGAACAAGTATTGAAAGAGTGAATGTTAAGCAACCGGAAGCCGAAGTAGAAGAAACACCCCCTAATGTGGCCAATGACTTTAATCTAAATGAGATTGTGTGTGATCCAGGATGTAGGAAACAAATTCATGAGTATGCTCCGGATATTCAAGACCAAGTGAGAAGGACATATATATTGAAGGGTCCAACGCAACCAGATTTAGCAAGATTTCCTCGTACTCAATTTGGGAAGTCTTCAAGAGCATTTTGTAAAGCATGGTATAAGAATTATACATGGATTGAATACAGTGAATAG